A section of the Triticum dicoccoides isolate Atlit2015 ecotype Zavitan chromosome 7A, WEW_v2.0, whole genome shotgun sequence genome encodes:
- the LOC119330845 gene encoding bHLH transcription factor RHL1-like produces MAGGDGGGGGGAQDDFFDQMLSTLPSAWGDLGAGGKSPWEIAAGAEDLGAFDESTLLASRLRQHQIGGEKPVMLQLTDLQRQGLGGEESGGTGFSPLPLFADRSPPQSREEMDGGFKSPNGTGGDHALFNGFGVHGGGTAVQPPFGQGGSMSGQSFGGGPAASGGTTAPASSGGGAAPPRQTRVRARRGQATDPHSIAERLRRERIAERMKSLQELVPNANKTDKASMLDEIIDYVKFLQLQVKVLSMSRLGGAAGMAPLVASMSSEANSSAKSSNGGGNSAAAAAAKANGGGENGGGGGGGSGLRVTEHQVAKMMEEDMGTAMQYLQGKGLCLMPISLASAISSATTTTTSPASLLARQAVRPAAAAAALASANGGGDAAAVRPVKVDAGAASGGKP; encoded by the exons AtggccggcggcgacggcggcgggggcggcggtgcgCAGGACGACTTCTTCGACCAGATGCTGTCCACGCTGCCCTCCGCGTGGGGCGACCTGGGCGCCGGCGGGAAGTCGCCCTGGGAGATCGCGGCGGGCGCCGAGGACCTCGGCGCCTTCGACGAGTCGACGCTGCTCGCGTCCAGGCTCCGGCAGCACCAGATCGGGGGAGAGAAGCCGGTCATGCTGCAGCTCACCGACCTCCAGCGGCAGGGCCTCGGCGGCGAGGAGAGCGGCGGCACGGGGTTCTCGCCGCTGCCGCTGTTCGCGGACCGGTCACCCCCGCAGTCTCGAGAGGAGATGGACGGCGGCTTCAAGTCGCCCAATGGCACG gGAGGCGACCACGCGCTGTTCAACGGATTTGGGGTGCATGGCGGCGGCACCGCCGTGCAGCCGCCGTTTGGCCAG GGAGGTTCAATGTCGGGGCAGAGCTTCGGAGGAGGGCCGGCAGCGAGCGGAGGCACGACGGCGCCCGCTTCCTCTGGCGGCGGCGCGGCCCCGCCGCGGCAGACGCGCGTGCGGGCGAGGCGAGGGCAGGCCACCGACCCGCACAGCATCGCCGAACGT CTCCGGCGGGAGAGGATCGCGGAGCGGATGAAGTCGCTGCAGGAGCTGGTCCCCAACGCCAACAAG ACTGACAAGGCGTCGATGCTGGACGAGATCATCGACTACGTCAAGTTCctgcagctccaagtcaaggttctgaGCATGAGCCGGCTGGGCGGGGCGGCCGGCATGGCGCCACTGGTGGCCAGCATGTCCTCCGAG GCGAACAGCAGCGCGAAGAGCAGCAACGGCGGCGGGAACagcgcggcggccgcggccgccAAGGCGAACGGCGGAGGCGAGAACGGGGGCGGTGGAGGAGGGGGCAGCGGGCTGCGGGTGACGGAGCATCAGGTGgccaagatgatggaggaggacatGGGCACGGCCATGCAGTACCTGCAGGGGAAGGGCCTCTGCCTCATGCCCATCTCCCTCGCCTCCGCCAtctcctccgccaccaccaccaccacctccccggCCTCGCTCCTCGCCAGGCAGgccgtccgccccgccgccgccgccgccgcgctggcctccgcgaacggcggcggcgacgccgccgccgtccggcccgtcaaggtcgacgccggcgctGCGTCCGGCGGGAAGCCGTGA